From the genome of Streptomyces sp. S4.7:
GAGCCACTCGCGGGCGTCGGCGCCGTGCACGGCGATCCCGGCCCCGTCCGGGAGCGGCAACTCCTCGGCGACCAGGGCGAGCAGCGCCCCGTCGGCGTCGACGACGTCCTGTGTCGAGCCCGGCCGGGTCGCGCTGACATAGCGGGGCAGGGTGAGGGCTCCGCCGCCGAGATGGAGCACGGTCAGTGGGTCGCCCTCGTCCGCGGCGAGATCGACGACGTGCCCGAGGCGCCGGGTGTACTCGAATTCGAGATGGGCCGGATCGTCCAGGTCGACGTACGACTGGGGGGCGCCGTCGACCGTCAGCAGCCATGCCCGTTCCCGGTCCACGTCCGGCAGCAGCCGGGCGGTGCCGCAGTCGACGGCCCTGATGACGGGGATCGCTTCGCTCACCGTCCCATTGTGCGTGCCGTGCTCCGTGGACCTGACAGCGCCCGCCTCCCCCGGAGCGGAGGAGACGGGCGCGGGGCCCGGCGGGCGGTCAGATCAGCTCGGTCACCGTGCCCGCGCCGACCGTGCGCCCGCCCTCGCGGATCGCGAAGCCGAGCCCGGACTCCACCGGCACGTCCCTGCCCAGCTCCACGGTCAGGGAGACCGTGTCACCGGGCCGCGCGACGGCGAGCTCGCCGAGGTCGATGTCACCGACCACGTCCGCCGTGCGGATGTAGAACTGCGGCCGATACCCCGTCGTCACCGGTGTCGTACGTCCGCCCTCCTTCGCCGACAGGACGTACACCCGCGCGGTGAACCGCCTGCTCGGCACGGTGCTGTCCGGCGCGGCCACCACATGGCCCCGGCGGATCGCGTCGCGTGGCACACCGCGCAGCAGCAGGGCGACGTTGTCGCCCGCCTCGGCGAACTCCATCGGCTTCCCGAAGGTCTCCAGCGAGGTGACCGTACTGAACTGCGGCCCGGACCCGGCGCCGAGCACCTCGATACGGTCGCCGACACGGACCGTGCCGCGCTCGACGGCGCCGGTGACGACCGTGCCGCGCCCGGTGATGGTCAGGACGTTCTCCACCGGGAGCAGGAACGGCGCGTCGGTGTACCTGACGGGGATCGGGACGTACGTGTCGACGGCGTCGAGCAGCGCCTGCACGGCGTCCGTCCAGCGCGGGTCGCCCTCCAGCGCCCGGAGTCCGGAGACCCGGACGACGGGGACGCTCTCCCCGCCGTACCCGTGCGCGCTGAGCAGTTCGCGCACTTCCAGCTCGACCAGGTCGGTCAGTTCGTCGTCGCTCGCGTCCGCCTTGTTGAGGGCGACGACGATGTGGTCGACGCCGACCTGACGGGCGAGCAGGACGTGCTCGGCGGTCTGCGGCATGATCCCGTCGAGCGCGGACACGACGAGGATGGCGCCGTCGAGCTGCGCCGCGCCGGTGACCATGTTCTTGATGTAGTCGGCGTGGCCGGGCATGTCGATGTGCGCGTAGTGCCGGGTGTCCGTCTCGTACTCGACGTGCGAGATGTTGATGGTGATGCCGCGGGCGGCCTCCTCGGGGGCCCGGTCGATCCGGTCGAACGGCACGAACGTGCCGGTCCCGCGCTCGCTGAGGACCTTGGTGATGGCCGCGGTCAGGGTGGTCTTGCCGTGGTCGACATGGCCCATGGTGCCGATGTTGAGGTGCGGCTTGGTGCGCACGTATGCCGTCTTGGGCATGGCTGACGTGTTCCTTCCAGGAACTCGAAGCGTGAAGGGGACCCCGGGGCCTTGCCGACCCTTCCCCTGTGGGGTCCGCCGGACGATCCGGGAAGGGTCAGCTTCGGGCGCCGTCGAGCAGCGCCGCCGCGGGGGCCGCTGCCGCGGCCGCTTCCGCGTGCGCCGCCAGGAACGCGGCAGCCTTCGGCGCGTCCGCGACTGCGGACGGCGCTGCGTGGAAGGCGTACCGGGACATGTCCCCGATGATGTCCGACCGGCGTCGTGGCGTCGACAGATTTACGGGCGTACGGCTCCGCGGGCACAGGGCATCGGGCGCGTACGGGGCCTGTCGGCGTAGGGCTCAGAGGTTCTTCAGGGCCTCGCGCACGGAGAGCGGGGAGAGCCGGTCGCGGGCGTCCTCGACGAAGTCCCGGACGGCGGCCGGGTCGGTCTTGGCGTACTCGCGCAGGCACCAGCCGATCGCCTTGCGGATGAAGAAGTCGGGGTGCCCGGACTGCCGGAGGCAGTAGCCGAACAGCCGCTCGGTGTCGGTCGCGTCCTTGTAGGTGAGCTGGTGCAGCAGCGCGGTGCGCGCGATCCACATGTTCTCGTCCGCGATCCAGGTGTCCAGCTCGGCCGCGAGCGCGCGGTCGGCGGCGACGAGACCGCCGGCGAGATGGGCGGCGAGGGCGTCGACGGTGTCCCACCAGGAGACCGTGGAGACGAGATGCCGGACGACGGGGAGGAAGCCGGACGACAGACGGCCGACGTGACGGCGGAGGTAGTCGACCGCGAAGTACTGGTACTCCCGCTCGGGCAGCTCCCAGCAGCGCAGGGCGATCGCCACGCAGTCCCTCTCGTCGGGACGCGGCAGCGCGTCGAGCACCTGCCGTGACAGCGCGCGGCGTTGGGGCGCGGGGATGCCGAGGAAGGGGGCCACGCCCTTGAGATACGCGGCGGACCGCTCGGCCCGTACCGGATCGGCCGCTGTGGCGTAACCGACGACGAGCCGTGCCAGCACGGTGTCGGCGAGATCGCTGGGCGGCGGTGCGAGGGTCATGACGTGCAGGTTATGCGCCGCCACTGACAATGCGCGGTGGTCCGCGTACGGCCCCGGGCGGGCCGAGCGAGCGCCCGAGTGGCGGTTGTCTCGCGGCTCTTGATGACAATCACATCTCTTCGTCGGTTAGTCTCCCCGAATGCTCGACCCTGTCGACAGGCCGTCCGCCGGCCTCACGGTCCGCTGTACGAGGGTGCTGCTCTCACCCTGGTCCAGGCTCTCCCTCCTCGTGCTCCTGCTGGCGTGCGCGGGGACCGCTGTGCTGGTCTACGAGCCGCAGAGATTCGTCTCGGCCGGCTGGCCGCAGCTGAGCGGCGGCGCGGCAGTGGTGCTGTTCGCCGCCGCTTACGGGGTGTGCACGGCGGCCTTCGTGCCGCGTCCGCTGCTCAACCTCGCCGCGGGCGCCCTGTTCGGTACGCAGCTCGGCCTCCCCGCGGCGATCGCGGGAACGGTGCTGGGCGCGGGCATCGCCTTCGGCCTCGGCCGCTTCCTCGGTCAGGAGGCGCTGCGTCCGCTGCTGCGGGGCCGCTGGCTGACGGCGGCCGACGGGCAGTTGAGCCGGCACGGCTTCCGCTCGATGATGGCGGTACGGCTGTTCCCCGGAGTCCCGTTCGTGGCCGCCAACTACTGTGCGGCGGTGTCGAAGATGGGCTGGCCGCCGTTCCTGCTGGCGACGGGCATCGGCTGCGTCCCGAACACGGCGGCGTACGTGATCGCGGGGTGCGAGGCGGGATCGCCGACATCGCCCGCGTTCCTGCTGGCCATGGGGTTCATCGTGCTGACGGGGGCCGGGGCGGGGCTGCTGGCCTGGTTGAAGCGCCACCGGCTGCGTCCGGCGAGCCCGACGCCCACGGAGGCCAGGGTCCCGGAGCCGGTCGCCTGACCGGTCCGCCCTCGATCGCCGGACGGGCTCGGACCACGCCCTCAATCGCCCGGCACGCTCAGGAGAGCGCGCCCGACAGCCCCAGGTCCCCGCCCGGCGGCACCGCCGAGAAGCGCGCCACGTCCGCCGGCGTGACCGCGCCCAGCTCTCCCGGCACCCACTTCGGCATGCGGTCCTTGTCGATCACCTGCGCCCTGATCCCCTCCACCAGATCCGGTGTCCGCAGCGCCGCGCACGACGCCCGGTACTCGACGTCCAGCACCTCTTCCAGTGTCCCGGCCGTCCGCGCCCGCCGTACGGCGGCCAACGTCGCCTTCAGCGCGGTCGGTGACTTCGTCAGGATGGTCTCCGCCGTCTGCTTCGCCCCGTGGTGCCCGTCGGCGAAGAGCCGGTCCACGATCTCCTCGACCGAGTCGGCGGCGTAGCACGCGTCGATCCACTCACGGGCGGCGGCCAACTCCCCCTCGGGCGGCGCCGACGCGTGGCGCCGTACGGCCACCGGCACGTCCGAGTCGGCGAGTCGGCCCGCCAGTTCGGCCAGCCGTTCGGAGGGCACGTAGTGGTCGGCGAGCCCGCAGAGGATCGCGTCGGCGGCGCCCACCGCCGCGCCGGTGAGGGCAAGATGCGTACCGAGTTCGCCGGGTGCCCGGGAGAGCAGGTACGTGCCGCCGACGTCCGGCACGAGACCGATACCGGTCTCGGGCATGGCGACACGGGAGCGTTCGGTGACGATCCGGACGTCGCCGTGTGCCGAGAGGCCCACCCCGCCGCCCATGACGATGCCGTCCATGAAGGCGACGTATGGCATCGGACAGCGCGCGATCCGGGCGTTGAGGCGGTACTCGTCGCGCCAGAACGCGGGCGACGCCGAACCGCCCGTACGCGCGTCCTCGTGGATGGCCCGGATGTCGCCGCCCGCGCACAGTCCACGCCCGCCGGCGCCGTCGATGACCACCGCGTGCACGTCCGGGTCCCGCTCCCACACGGTGAGCGCCGCGCCGATGCGCGACACCATGGCGTGGGTGAGGGCGTTGAGCGCGCGCGGCCGGTTGAGCGTGAGCCGCCCCACGCGTCCGTCGCGGCGTGCGAGGACGGTCTCGTCCTCCGTAGGAGGTCGTTCGGTCATCGGTCCACTCCCCCGGCCGGCAGGTCCAGCGCCTCGACGATCCGCTCGGCGGCCAGCGTCGCCGTCAACGAGCCCTCCCGCACCTGCTGTTCGAGCGCGGGAGCCAGGTGGCGTACGCCCGGATGGCTGCGCAGCCGGTCCAGCAGGTGGTCCCTGACCATCGACCAGGTCCAGTCGACCTGCTGGTCGCTGCGCTTGTGCTGGAGGCGTCCGCTGGTGTCGAGGACCTTCCTGTGCTGCTCCAGGCGCTCCCATACGGTGTCGAGACCGGTGCCCTCGCGGGCGCTGCAACTGAGCACCGGCGGTGTCCACGCGGCGTCGGCGGGGTGCATCAGGCGCAGCGCGCCCGCGAGTTCACGCGCGGCGGACCGGGCGTCGCGCTCGTGCGGCCCGTCGGCCTTGTTGACGGCGATGAGGTCCGCCAGTTCGAGGACGCCCTTCTTGATTCCCTGGAGCTGGTCGCCGGTACGGGCGAGGCTCAGCAGGAGGAAGGAGTCGACCATGTTGGCGACGGCGGTCTCCGACTGGCCCACGCCGACGGTCTCGACGAGGACCACGTCGTAGCCCGCCGCCTCCATGACGATGATCGTCTCGCGGGTGGCCTTGGCGACGCCGCCCAGGGTGCCGGCCGTGGGTGAGGGCCGGACGAAGGCCGCCGGGTCGACGGACAGGCGTTCCATACGGGTCTTGTCGCCCAGGATGGAGCCGCCGGTCCTGCTGGACGACGGGTCGACGGCCAGGACGGCGACCCGGTGCCCGAGGCCGGTGAGCATCGTGCCGAGGGCGTCGATGAAGGTGGACTTGCCGACGCCGGGTACGCCGCTGATGCCGATCCTGCGCGCCGTGCCGGAGTACGGCAGCAGCGCGGTCAGGAGCCGCTGCGCGAGTTCCCGGTGGTCGGCCCTGGTGGACTCCACGAGGGTGATGGCGCGCGCGACGGCCGAACGGGAGCCGTCGAGCACCCCTTTGGTGTAGGTGTCGATGTCGATGCCGGTCCGAGCTGTCACCGGCTCACCGCTCGTGGCCGAGAGCGCCGGCCAGGGTGGTGAGGAGGTCCCGCGCGGCGTCGGGGATGACGGTGCCGGGCGGGAAGACGGCGGCGGCGCCCGCGCGGTGCAGTTCGTCGATGTCACCGGGCGGGATCACCCCGCCGACGACGATCATGATGTCCTCGCGGCCCTCCCGTGCGAGTTCCTCGCGCAGGGCGGGCACGAGTGTGAGGTGTCCGGCGGCCAGCGACGAGACACCGACGATGTGCACGTCGGCCTCGACGGCCTGCCGCGCGACCTCACCGGGCGTCTGGAACAGCGGGCCGACGTCGACGTCGAAGCCGAGGTCGGCGAACGCGGTCGCGATGACCTTCTGGCCGCGGTCGTGACCGTCCTGGCCCATCTTGGCGACGAGGATGCGCGGGCGCCGCCCCTCGGCGCGTTCGAACTCCTCGACGGCGTCCCGGGTGCTCTCGACCGCCGGTGACGTGCCGGCCTCGTTCCTGTACACACCGGAGATGGTACGGATCTGGCCGGAGTGCCGTCCGTAGACCTTCTCCAGGGCGTCGGAGATCTCGCCGACGGTGGCCTTGGCGCGCGCCGCGTTCACGGCGAGGGCCAGCAGGTTGCCGTCGAGCCCCTCGCTCGATCCGGCCTCGGCCGCGCCGGTGAGGGCGCGCAGCGCGTCCTGGCAGGCGGCCTCGTCGCGCTCGTCGCGCAGCAGGCGCAGCTTGGCGATCTGCTGCGTCCGTACGGAGGAGTTGTCGACCGACCGGACCTCGATCTGCTCGTCGGTCTCGACCAGGTACTTGTTGACGCCGATGACGGGCTGGCGCCCGGAGTCGATCCTGGCCTGGGTGCGGGCCGCCGCCTCCTCGATCCGGAGCTTGGGGATGCCCTCGGCGATGGCCCGCGCCATGCCGCCGGCCGCCTCGACCTCCTCGATGTGCTGCCAGGCCCGGCGCGCGAGGTCGTACGTCAGCTTCTCCACGTAGGCGCTGCCGCCCCACGGGTCGGTGACGCGGCAGGTGCCGGACTCCTGCTGGAGCAGGAGTTGGGTGTTGCGGGCGATGCGCGCGGAGAAGTCGGTGGGCAGTGCCAGCGCCTCGTCGAGGGCGTTGGTGTGCAGCGACTGGGTGTGGCCCTGGGTGGCGGCCATCGCCTCCACACAGGTACGGGGGACGTTGTTGAAGACGTCCTGCGCGGTGAGGGACCAGCCGGAGGTCTGCGAATGGGTGCGCAGCGAGAGCGACTTGGCGTTCTTGGGGTCGAACTTCTTTACGAGCCTGGCCCAGAGCAGCCGCGCCGCGCGGAGTTTGGCGATCTCCATGAAGAAGTTCATGCCGATGGCCCAGAAGAAGGAGAGCCGGGGGGCGAACGCGTCGACGTCGAGGCCCACGTCGAGTCCGGCGCGCAGGTACTCGACGCCGTCGGCGAGGGTGTAGGCCAGCT
Proteins encoded in this window:
- the tuf gene encoding elongation factor Tu; translation: MPKTAYVRTKPHLNIGTMGHVDHGKTTLTAAITKVLSERGTGTFVPFDRIDRAPEEAARGITINISHVEYETDTRHYAHIDMPGHADYIKNMVTGAAQLDGAILVVSALDGIMPQTAEHVLLARQVGVDHIVVALNKADASDDELTDLVELEVRELLSAHGYGGESVPVVRVSGLRALEGDPRWTDAVQALLDAVDTYVPIPVRYTDAPFLLPVENVLTITGRGTVVTGAVERGTVRVGDRIEVLGAGSGPQFSTVTSLETFGKPMEFAEAGDNVALLLRGVPRDAIRRGHVVAAPDSTVPSRRFTARVYVLSAKEGGRTTPVTTGYRPQFYIRTADVVGDIDLGELAVARPGDTVSLTVELGRDVPVESGLGFAIREGGRTVGAGTVTELI
- a CDS encoding DNA alkylation repair protein, whose product is MTLAPPPSDLADTVLARLVVGYATAADPVRAERSAAYLKGVAPFLGIPAPQRRALSRQVLDALPRPDERDCVAIALRCWELPEREYQYFAVDYLRRHVGRLSSGFLPVVRHLVSTVSWWDTVDALAAHLAGGLVAADRALAAELDTWIADENMWIARTALLHQLTYKDATDTERLFGYCLRQSGHPDFFIRKAIGWCLREYAKTDPAAVRDFVEDARDRLSPLSVREALKNL
- a CDS encoding TVP38/TMEM64 family protein, coding for MLDPVDRPSAGLTVRCTRVLLSPWSRLSLLVLLLACAGTAVLVYEPQRFVSAGWPQLSGGAAVVLFAAAYGVCTAAFVPRPLLNLAAGALFGTQLGLPAAIAGTVLGAGIAFGLGRFLGQEALRPLLRGRWLTAADGQLSRHGFRSMMAVRLFPGVPFVAANYCAAVSKMGWPPFLLATGIGCVPNTAAYVIAGCEAGSPTSPAFLLAMGFIVLTGAGAGLLAWLKRHRLRPASPTPTEARVPEPVA
- a CDS encoding enoyl-CoA hydratase/isomerase family protein gives rise to the protein MTERPPTEDETVLARRDGRVGRLTLNRPRALNALTHAMVSRIGAALTVWERDPDVHAVVIDGAGGRGLCAGGDIRAIHEDARTGGSASPAFWRDEYRLNARIARCPMPYVAFMDGIVMGGGVGLSAHGDVRIVTERSRVAMPETGIGLVPDVGGTYLLSRAPGELGTHLALTGAAVGAADAILCGLADHYVPSERLAELAGRLADSDVPVAVRRHASAPPEGELAAAREWIDACYAADSVEEIVDRLFADGHHGAKQTAETILTKSPTALKATLAAVRRARTAGTLEEVLDVEYRASCAALRTPDLVEGIRAQVIDKDRMPKWVPGELGAVTPADVARFSAVPPGGDLGLSGALS
- the meaB gene encoding methylmalonyl Co-A mutase-associated GTPase MeaB; the encoded protein is MTARTGIDIDTYTKGVLDGSRSAVARAITLVESTRADHRELAQRLLTALLPYSGTARRIGISGVPGVGKSTFIDALGTMLTGLGHRVAVLAVDPSSSRTGGSILGDKTRMERLSVDPAAFVRPSPTAGTLGGVAKATRETIIVMEAAGYDVVLVETVGVGQSETAVANMVDSFLLLSLARTGDQLQGIKKGVLELADLIAVNKADGPHERDARSAARELAGALRLMHPADAAWTPPVLSCSAREGTGLDTVWERLEQHRKVLDTSGRLQHKRSDQQVDWTWSMVRDHLLDRLRSHPGVRHLAPALEQQVREGSLTATLAAERIVEALDLPAGGVDR
- the scpA gene encoding methylmalonyl-CoA mutase; the protein is MTVPDFTGIDLGPATPTGGHEDQWRTAVKESTGRSDADLVWNTPEGIDVKPLYTPQDLAGLDFLGTYPGIAPYLRGPYPTMYVNQPWTIRQYAGFSTAEESNAFYRRNLAAGQKGLSVAFDLPTHRGYDSDHPRVTGDVGMAGVAIDSIYDMRQLFDGIPLDRMTVSMTMNGAVLPVLALYIVAAEEQGVAPEKLAGTIQNDILKEFMVRNTYIYPPAPSMRIISDIFAYTSRKMPRYNSISISGYHIQEAGATADLELAYTLADGVEYLRAGLDVGLDVDAFAPRLSFFWAIGMNFFMEIAKLRAARLLWARLVKKFDPKNAKSLSLRTHSQTSGWSLTAQDVFNNVPRTCVEAMAATQGHTQSLHTNALDEALALPTDFSARIARNTQLLLQQESGTCRVTDPWGGSAYVEKLTYDLARRAWQHIEEVEAAGGMARAIAEGIPKLRIEEAAARTQARIDSGRQPVIGVNKYLVETDEQIEVRSVDNSSVRTQQIAKLRLLRDERDEAACQDALRALTGAAEAGSSEGLDGNLLALAVNAARAKATVGEISDALEKVYGRHSGQIRTISGVYRNEAGTSPAVESTRDAVEEFERAEGRRPRILVAKMGQDGHDRGQKVIATAFADLGFDVDVGPLFQTPGEVARQAVEADVHIVGVSSLAAGHLTLVPALREELAREGREDIMIVVGGVIPPGDIDELHRAGAAAVFPPGTVIPDAARDLLTTLAGALGHER